A single window of Plutella xylostella chromosome 25, ilPluXylo3.1, whole genome shotgun sequence DNA harbors:
- the LOC119691043 gene encoding uncharacterized protein LOC119691043 — translation MKVAIVVLASLAVCLGAPQPRHAFHEHFEDFMVLIREEAGHDLDHIMGHYLEFEDFIRGIEYMRSEGFRNLLAELESLPEFQALVDFLEKDNIDITYFIDQVHTMLDNIETTSNKARHQMSGTDISAFMIDSIGEFPKDKLAALYEKKIAESEEFRTSMENLNSEEFEQIVDALLDNETFKKEAATLATYGFSVEVFVREIKAVFGQ, via the exons ATGAAGGTGGCTATTGTTGTTCTGGCTTCGTTGGCTGTATGCCTGGGGGCGCCCCAGCCGAGGCACGCCTTCCATGAGCACTTTGAGGACTTCATGGTCCTCATCAGGGAGGAGGCTGGTCACGACCTGGATCACATCATGGGCCACTACTTGGAGTTCGAAGACTTCATCAGAGGTATCGAGTACATGAGGTCTGAGGGCTTCAGGAACCTGCTCGCCGAGCTGGAGTCGCTTCCGGAGTTCCAGGCT TTGGTGgacttcttggagaaggaCAACATTGACATCACCTACTTCATCGACCAGGTCCACACCATGCTCG ACAACATCGAGACCACCTCCAACAAGGCCCGTCACCAGATGAGCGGCACCGACATCTCCGCCTTCATGATCGACTCCATCGGAGAGTTCCCCAAGGACAAGCTAGCTGCCCTCTACGAGAAGAAGATTGCCGAGAGCGAAGAGTTCAGGACCTCCATGGAGAACCTCAACAGTGAGGAGTTCGAGCAGATTGTCGATGCCCTCCTGGACAATGAGACCTTCAAGAAGGAGGCCGCAACCCTGGCCACATACGGGTTCTCCGTTGAAGTGTTTGTGCGAGAAATCAAAGCCGTTTTCGGCCAGTAA